The following proteins are encoded in a genomic region of Prionailurus viverrinus isolate Anna chromosome E3, UM_Priviv_1.0, whole genome shotgun sequence:
- the JMJD8 gene encoding jmjC domain-containing protein 8, whose protein sequence is MPRGGGLMASGARLQLLLALWTLAVPARPVAADAGDGGWQRRGPGAAAVAEEERCAVERRADLSYSEFVQHYAFSRPVILQRLTDNSRFRALCSREKLLASFGDSVVRLSTANTYSYRKVDLLFQEYVEHLLHPQDPTSLGNDTLYFFGDNNFSEWASLFQHYSPPPFSLLGTTAAYSFGVAGAGSGVPFHWHGPGFSEVVYGRKRWFLYPPEKTPEFHPNKTTLAWLQDVYPALAPSERPLECTVQAGEVLYFPDRWWHATLNLDTSVFISTFLS, encoded by the exons ATGCCTCGCGGCGGCGGGCTAATGGCGTCGGGGGCGCGGCTGCAGTTACTGCTCGCGCTCTGGACGCTGGCGGTCCCGGCCCGGCCGGTGGCCGCGGACGCGGGCGACGGAGGGTG GCAGCGACGCGGGCCtggggcggcggcggtggcggagGAGGAGCGCTGTGCCGTGGAGCGTCGGGCCGACCTTAGCTACTCCGAGTTCGTGCAGCA CTACGCCTTCTCCAGACCCGTCATCCTCCAGAGGCTCACAGACAACTCG AGGTTCCGGGCCCTGTGCTCCCGAGAAAAGCTGCTGGCCTCGTTCGGGGACAGCGTGGTACGGCTGAGCACTGCCAACACCTACTCCTACCGGAAAG TGGACCTGCTCTTCCAGGAGTATGTGGAGCACCTGTTACACCCCCAGGATCCTACCTCCTTGGGCAACG acactttgtatttctttggggACAATAATTTCAGCGAATGGGCATCACTTTTCCAGCActattccccacccccattcagcCTGTTGGGTACCACAGCTGCTTACAGCTTTGGAGTTGCAG GAGCTGGTTCTGGGGTGCCTTTCCACTGGCACGGGCCCGGCTTCTCAGAGGTGGTCTACGGCCGCAAG CGCTGGTTCCTGTACCCCCCCGAGAAGACACCGGAGTTCCACCCCAACAAGACCACACTGGCCTGGCTTCAGGACGTGTACCCAGCCCTGGCACCATCGGAGAGACCCCTGGAGTGCACCGTCCAGGCTGGCGAG GTGCTGTATTTCCCTGACCGATGGTGGCACGCCACACTAAACCTGGACACCAGTGTTTTCATCTCCACCTTCCTCAGCTAG
- the STUB1 gene encoding E3 ubiquitin-protein ligase CHIP isoform X1, giving the protein MKGKEEKEGGARLGAGGGSPEKSPSAQELKEQGNRLFVGRKYPEAAACYGRAITRNPLVAVYYTNRALCYLKMQQHEQALADCRRALELDGQSVKAHFFLGQCQLEMESYDEAIANLQRAYNLAKEQRLNFGDDIPSALRIAKKKRWNSIEERRIHQENELHSYLTRLIVAERERELEECQRNHEGDEDDSHIRAQQACIEAKHDKYLADMDELFSQVDEKRKKRDIPDYLCGKISFELMREPCITPSGITYDRKDIEEHLQRVGHFDPVTRSPLTQEQLIPNLAMKEVIDAFISENGWVEDY; this is encoded by the exons ATGAAGggcaaggaggagaaggaaggcgGCGCGCGGCTGGGCGCCGGCGGCGGAAGCCCCGAAAAAAGCCCGAGCGCGCAAGAGCTCAAGGAGCAGGGCAACCGGCTCTTCGTGGGCCGCAAGTACCCGGAGGCAGCGGCCTGCTACGGCCGCGCCATC ACCCGGAATCCTCTGGTGGCAGTGTACTACACCAACCGGGCATTGTGCTACCTGAAGATGCAGCAGCACGAGCAGGCCCTAGCAGACTGTCGGCGGGCCCTGGAGCTGGACGGGCAGTCTGTGAAGGCACACTTCTTCCTGGGACAATGCCAGCTAGAGATGGAGAGCTACGATGAGGCCATTGCCAACCTGCAGCGAG cctaCAACCTCGCCAAGGAGCAGCGGCTCAACTTTGGGGATGACATCCCTAGTGCCCTGCGCATCGCCAAGAAGAAGCGCTGGAACAGCATTGAGGAGCGGCGCATCCACCAGGAGAACGAGCTGCACTCCTACCTCACCCGGCTTATTGTGGCCGAGCGGGAGAG GGAGCTGGAAGAGTGCCAGAGGAACCACGAGGGTGATGAGGACGACAGCCACATCCGGGCCCAGCAGGCCTGCATCGAGGCCAAGCAC GACAAGTACTTAGCAGACATGGATGAGCTTTTCTCCCAGGTGGATGAGAAAAGAAAG AAGCGAGACATCCCCGACTACCTGTGCGGCAAGATCAGCTTTGAGCTCATGCGGGAGCCGTGCATCACACCCAGTGGCATCACCTACGACCGCAAGGACATCGAGGAGCACCTGCAG CGTGTGGGTCACTTTGACCCTGTCACCCGGAGCCCCCTGACCCAGGAACAGCTCATCCCGAACCTGGCCATGAAAGAGGTCATTGATGCGTTCATCTCTGAGAACGGCTGGGTGGAGGACTACTGA
- the STUB1 gene encoding E3 ubiquitin-protein ligase CHIP isoform X2 — translation MKGKEEKEGGARLGAGGGSPEKSPSAQELKEQGNRLFVGRKYPEAAACYGRAITRNPLVAVYYTNRALCYLKMQQHEQALADCRRALELDGQSVKAHFFLGQCQLEMESYDEAIANLQRAYNLAKEQRLNFGDDIPSALRIAKKKRWNSIEERRIHQENELHSYLTRLIVAERERELEECQRNHEGDEDDSHIRAQQACIEAKHDKYLADMDELFSQVDEKRKVSPGRSSGAGEQASERRPLPGA, via the exons ATGAAGggcaaggaggagaaggaaggcgGCGCGCGGCTGGGCGCCGGCGGCGGAAGCCCCGAAAAAAGCCCGAGCGCGCAAGAGCTCAAGGAGCAGGGCAACCGGCTCTTCGTGGGCCGCAAGTACCCGGAGGCAGCGGCCTGCTACGGCCGCGCCATC ACCCGGAATCCTCTGGTGGCAGTGTACTACACCAACCGGGCATTGTGCTACCTGAAGATGCAGCAGCACGAGCAGGCCCTAGCAGACTGTCGGCGGGCCCTGGAGCTGGACGGGCAGTCTGTGAAGGCACACTTCTTCCTGGGACAATGCCAGCTAGAGATGGAGAGCTACGATGAGGCCATTGCCAACCTGCAGCGAG cctaCAACCTCGCCAAGGAGCAGCGGCTCAACTTTGGGGATGACATCCCTAGTGCCCTGCGCATCGCCAAGAAGAAGCGCTGGAACAGCATTGAGGAGCGGCGCATCCACCAGGAGAACGAGCTGCACTCCTACCTCACCCGGCTTATTGTGGCCGAGCGGGAGAG GGAGCTGGAAGAGTGCCAGAGGAACCACGAGGGTGATGAGGACGACAGCCACATCCGGGCCCAGCAGGCCTGCATCGAGGCCAAGCAC GACAAGTACTTAGCAGACATGGATGAGCTTTTCTCCCAGGTGGATGAGAAAAGAAAGGTAAGCCCGGGTAGGTCCTCTGGCGCTGGGGAGCAGGCATCGGAGCGGCGTCCCCTTCCTGGTGCATGA